Proteins found in one Nostoc sp. NIES-3756 genomic segment:
- a CDS encoding FAD-dependent oxidoreductase, producing MTTTTDPDFGPREALRLLGPFPDNWVPDRPGVDHNVTIVGGSGSGSVFAFALRRAGIGRVTVIDAAEDEAHAGVWLTRARMNKLRTPKNLPGPELGIQALSFQAWYEARHGVEAYAAIDRIPRVLWAEYLSWYRRFLDIQVRYKTRLVRVEPTTDFLRLHLEVNGVPTVETTRKIIFANGVAGTGGAFIPPVLASLPRTLYAHTSDEIDFTALRGKTVAVLGAAASAFDAAGVALESGAKEVHLFARRSEIASLPINRVRGYAGVYDNYPQLPDSARWFQAWRFRQVGSTPPPDAIDRVVAFPNFHLHLSAPWRVAQEQNDRIVAQVNDDTFQFDFAIAGTGYFVDPTKRPELADFAHHIALWRDRYEPPADQRDDELSTYPYLGSAHEYQEKIPGSAPFLKDIHVFNPAGFVSFGLPIGDIPSIRRDIPAIVGRISHDLFVADWALHEARITSNDIAPDFDASRYADALWKQPATLAVS from the coding sequence ATGACAACAACGACTGACCCCGATTTTGGCCCACGGGAGGCGTTGCGCCTACTTGGCCCCTTTCCTGATAACTGGGTTCCTGACCGCCCTGGTGTTGACCACAATGTCACTATCGTAGGTGGGAGTGGTAGTGGTAGCGTTTTTGCATTTGCACTGCGACGTGCGGGTATTGGACGTGTAACGGTAATTGATGCGGCCGAAGATGAAGCCCATGCTGGTGTATGGCTCACACGGGCGCGGATGAATAAACTCCGCACACCAAAGAACTTGCCAGGCCCGGAATTAGGCATTCAGGCGTTGTCATTTCAGGCTTGGTATGAGGCTCGGCATGGTGTTGAGGCTTACGCAGCAATTGACCGCATTCCCCGTGTGCTTTGGGCTGAATACCTTAGTTGGTATCGGCGATTCCTTGATATTCAAGTACGTTACAAGACACGGTTGGTGAGAGTTGAGCCTACAACAGATTTCTTGCGTCTCCATTTGGAAGTGAACGGTGTGCCAACGGTGGAAACCACGCGCAAGATTATCTTCGCTAACGGTGTAGCTGGTACTGGTGGGGCATTTATACCACCTGTATTAGCATCTCTGCCACGTACTTTATACGCCCATACGTCTGACGAGATTGACTTCACTGCACTACGCGGTAAAACTGTAGCGGTGTTGGGTGCTGCGGCCTCGGCTTTTGATGCGGCTGGGGTAGCTTTGGAATCAGGAGCGAAAGAAGTACACTTATTTGCACGGCGTTCAGAAATTGCATCGCTACCAATCAATCGTGTACGGGGCTATGCTGGGGTTTATGATAACTATCCGCAGCTACCTGATTCAGCCCGTTGGTTTCAAGCTTGGCGCTTTCGCCAAGTCGGCTCTACACCACCACCGGATGCTATTGACCGTGTAGTCGCCTTCCCCAACTTCCATCTACACCTATCCGCACCGTGGAGAGTAGCGCAAGAGCAGAATGATCGCATCGTCGCCCAGGTAAATGATGATACTTTTCAATTTGACTTTGCGATCGCAGGTACAGGCTACTTTGTTGACCCAACAAAGCGACCAGAACTAGCAGACTTTGCTCATCATATTGCCCTGTGGCGCGATCGCTACGAACCACCAGCCGACCAGCGTGACGATGAACTCAGTACTTACCCTTATCTTGGTAGCGCCCATGAATACCAAGAAAAGATTCCTGGTAGCGCACCTTTCCTAAAAGATATTCATGTCTTCAACCCTGCTGGTTTCGTTAGCTTTGGTCTACCCATCGGCGATATACCCAGCATCCGGCGTGACATACCCGCAATAGTAGGACGTATCAGCCACGACTTATTCGTCGCTGACTGGGCGCTACACGAAGCCCGTATAACTAGCAACGACATTGCTCCAGACTTCGATGCTTCACGCTACGCAGATGCACTGTGGAAACAGCCAGCAACTTTAGCGGTTAGTTGA